Proteins encoded within one genomic window of Solenopsis invicta isolate M01_SB chromosome 10, UNIL_Sinv_3.0, whole genome shotgun sequence:
- the LOC105197308 gene encoding delta-like protein A: MMIPLFFATFLVNFPHQLAQSDANNGLIRIATVLGASVLPVGFAAGPRYVPKWKKQACEIPASQHPNSHYICDEAGEVKCLPGWTGDLCDVPICRKGCDPLQGYCRRPGECRCKLGFYGDLCDKCVALPGCQHGRCNVSFECSCDPGWKGMFCTEPICAPDCLSSQGYCEKPGECRCRLGWQGPKCKQCAVLPGCAHGTCQGPLECRCDPGWTGLLCQTPICAQGCSREHGGCRRPGTCRCRVGWTGPNCTECVPYPGCVHGSCKRPWECRCEPGWAGDLCNEKLTYCDEHPNTCRNNATCISMTHEDGDYRCICPLGYMGRQCQIKTMIPSMELIPPMSVTTMELSQDVQGLADKPSIEETSNEDKRGEKPPNEEQTAEPLGPIVITDPPTSTTVSNPAATAGKWPTEAATTERDDENET; the protein is encoded by the exons ATGATGATACCACTGTTCTTCGCCACCTTCCTGGTCAACTTTCCTCATCAACTCGCGCAATCAGACGCGAACAATGGATTAATCAGGATTGCTACGGTATTAGGGGCATCCGTGCTGCCCGTCGGATTCGCCGCCGGGCCCAG ATATGTTCCAAAATGGAAGAAGCAGGCGTGTGAAATACCAGCATCCCAACACCCGAATTCGCATTACATTTGCGACGAGGCTGGTGAAGTGAAATGTTTGCCAG gatGGACCGGAGATCTTTGTGACGTACCGATCTGCCGCAAAGGTTGTGATCCTCTTCAAGGCTACTGTCGGCGACCAGGAGAATGTCGTTGCAAATTAGGTTTCTACGGCGATCTGTGCGATAAATGCGTGGCTTTACCGGGATGTCAGCATGGAAG GTGTAACGTGAGCTTCGAGTGCTCCTGCGATCCAGGTTGGAAAGGCATGTTCTGCACCGAGCCCATTTGCGCGCCCGATTGCCTCTCCAGTCAGGGTTACTGCGAGAAACCCGGCGAATGCAG ATGTCGTTTAGGTTGGCAAGGCCCTAAGTGCAAACAATGCGCGGTTCTGCCGGGTTGCGCCCACGGGACCTGTCAAGGGCCCCTCGAGTGTCGATGTGATCCGGGTTGGACCGGACTACTTTGTCAAACAC CGATCTGCGCGCAAGGATGCAGCCGGGAACACGGCGGTTGCAGACGGCCAGGCACATGTAGATGCCGCGTCGGTTGGACGGGACCCAATTGCACTGAATGCGTACCATATCCAGGATGTGTGCATGGATCGTGTAAACGACCATGGGAATGTCGATGCGAACCTGGCTGGGCCGGTGATCTGTGTAACGAAAAGCTCACTTACTGCGATGAGCATCCTAATACTTGTCGAAATAACGCTACTTGCATCAGCATGACTCATGAGGATGGCGATTACAG ATGCATCTGTCCCTTGGGCTACATGGGTCGACAATGCCAGATAAAAACTATGATACCATCCATGGAATTGATACCACCGATGTCCGTCACTACTATGGAATTATCGCAAGACGTTCAAGGTCTTGCGGACAAACCGAGTATCGAGGAAACCTCGAACGAGGATAAGCGCGGAGAAAAACCTCCTAATGAAGAACAGACCGCGGAACCTCTCGGACCCATCGTGATCACGGATCCACCGACCAGTACCACTGTATCGAATCCAGCCGCCACTGCGGGAAAATGGCCAACGGAAGCGGCAACGACTGAAAGAGACGACGAAAACGAgacataa